One window of candidate division KSB1 bacterium genomic DNA carries:
- a CDS encoding AAA family ATPase → MIKEQLLKRSPIRVLEKSLDGGLKAGGLGLLTANRGLGKTACLVHLATDVLLRNENVMHVSFADDPHHIVSWYEEVFNEIAKLYKLEHATDVHEELIRHRLILHFRNKQIDFAEIKKNIEQLISASEKPVSLFIVDGLPLDALNENLLSQWHEFVSSGNAAVWFAAAMSDEQHQQYLQTGSLPDPSVQRAFDVIIVLEPAQEYIDLRLLKSPAPIDQHLRLKLDPKTLLISNHRV, encoded by the coding sequence ATGATCAAAGAACAACTTTTAAAGCGAAGCCCGATACGGGTTTTGGAGAAAAGCCTCGACGGGGGATTAAAGGCGGGTGGATTGGGCCTTTTGACCGCCAACCGGGGCCTCGGCAAGACGGCCTGCCTGGTGCACTTGGCTACGGATGTGCTGCTGCGCAACGAAAACGTCATGCACGTTTCGTTCGCCGATGATCCCCACCATATCGTCAGCTGGTATGAGGAGGTTTTCAACGAAATTGCCAAACTTTACAAGCTTGAGCATGCCACGGATGTTCACGAAGAGCTGATCCGACATCGCCTCATCCTTCATTTTCGCAATAAACAGATCGATTTTGCCGAGATCAAAAAGAACATCGAACAGCTCATTTCTGCATCTGAAAAACCGGTCTCTCTTTTTATCGTCGACGGCCTTCCGCTCGACGCGTTGAATGAAAACCTCTTGTCTCAATGGCACGAATTCGTTTCCTCCGGTAATGCCGCCGTTTGGTTTGCTGCAGCGATGAGCGATGAACAGCATCAACAATACCTGCAGACCGGCTCTCTGCCCGATCCGAGTGTGCAGCGCGCCTTCGACGTCATCATTGTCTTGGAACCCGCTCAAGAATACATCGATCTGCGGCTGCTGAAATCTCCCGCGCCCATTGATCAGCATCTCCGTCTTAAACTCGATCCGAAAACTTTATTAATCTCGAATCATCGG